Within the Pseudoxanthomonas sp. Root65 genome, the region ATGCCCATGCCCAGGCTGGCGTAGGCCAGCAACCACCACGCCCAGCGGAAGCGCACGGGGCGCGCCTCGGGCAGGTCACGCGGCGGCGGGGGAGACGTGTCGTGCACGGCGACCTTGTACCGCAAATCCGTGGCGGACGGCGCAAAGACCCTCTGTGCCGACCGGATACCCGCGCCCCACCCTGCCATGGCACCTCATCCTCGCGCGACGACCTGCCGGGTTATCGGCGATGGCGGCACCTCCCTGAAGTGGCCTGCACCGGACGGCGACGGAAAAGCAAAGAGCCGGGTTTCCCCGGCTCTCCGATGCCCTGCCTGCCGCGCTTACTTCGACGCCACGCCCAGCTGATCCAGCATGAACGCGTACATTTCCGCACGCTCGCGGTACTGGCGGAAGCGGCCCGACTTGCCGCCGTGGCCGGCTTCCATGTTGGTGCGGAACACGACGGTGTTCTTGCTGGTGTTCAGATCGCGCAGGCGGGCGACGTACTTGGCCGGTTCCCAGTACTGCACCTGCGAATCCCACAGGCCGGTGCCGACGAACATGGCCGGATAGGCCTTGGCCTGCAGGTTGTCGTAGGGCGAGTACTTCAGGATGTAGTCGTAGTAGCCCTTCTCTTCCGGATTGCCCCACTCGTCGTATTCGTTCGTGGTCAGCGGAATGGTCGGGTCGAGCATGGTGGTGACCACGTCGACGAAGGGCACCAGGGTCAGGATGACCTTGTACTTCTCCGGCGCCAGGTTCGACACCGCGCCCATCAGCAGGCCGCCGGCGCTGCCACCCATCGCGGCGACGCGGTCCTTCGCCGCGTAGCCTTCCTTCACCAGGTAGTCGGTGACGTCGATGAAGTCGGTGAAGGTGTTGATCTTGTTGTAGAGCTTGCCGTCGTCGTACCACGCGCGGCCCATTTCCTGGCCACCGCGGATGTGCGCGAGCGCATACACCACGCCGCGGTCGAGCAGGCTGATGTTGGTGATGCTGAAGTTCGGGTCCATCGACGAGCCGTAGCTGCCGTAGGCGTACTGCAGCATCGGCGCCTTGCCGTCGCGCGCCACGTCCTTGCGGTACACCAGCGTCACCGGGATCTTCGTCTTGCCGTCGCGGGCCGGCGCCCACACGCGCTCGGTCACGTACTTCGACGCGTCGTAGCCCGGCACCGGCTGCTGCTTCAGCTGGCGACGCTCGCCGGTCTTCGTGTTGATCTCGTAGGTCGTGGCCGGCGTGGTCATCGACGTGTAGCTGTAGCGGATCCAGTCGGTGCCGGTTTCGGGATTGGCAGCGAGGCCCATCGAGTAAGCGGCTTCGTCGGCCTTGATGTAGTCGCTGCTGCCGTCGGCCTTGATCACGCGCAGGCTTTCCAGCGCGTTGGCCCGCTCGGACACCACGCTGAAGCCGGCGAACAGTTCGACGCCCTCGACGAAGACGTCGTCGCGGTGCGCGATCCAGTCCTTCCAGTCCTTGCGCGAGGTGGAACCGGTCGGCGCGGTGACGACCTTGAAGTTGGTGGCGCCATCGGCATTGGTGCGGATCACCCAGCGGCCACCCAGGTGGTCGGCCTGGTACTCGACGTCGCGCTCGCGCGGCGCCAGCACGGTGAACACGCCCGGATCGGCGGCCGGCGTGCAGCGCATCTCCGAGGACACCGTGCTCTCCACGCCGATGCAGATGAATTCATCGTCGCGGGTACGGCCGATGCCCATGTAGAAGCTGTCGTCTTCCTCTTCGTAGACGAGCTTGTCCTGGCTGGCCGGCGTGCCCAGCACATGCGACTTCACCCGCTTGCTGAGCAGGGTTTC harbors:
- a CDS encoding S9 family peptidase, whose amino-acid sequence is MKPTSFLLAATVLMSTPITSALAASTTPPDVAKKPHVVKAPHGAERSDEYYWLRDDKRENKEMLAYLEAENKYTDTVMAPLKPLEDTLYNEVVARIKQDDASVPYRERGWWYYARFVTGKDYPVHARRKDGPGVDAVSIQKANEAGDFAGEQVLLDVNALGEGKDYYSVGDYEVSQDNRLLAYADDTNGRRQYTIRFKNLDTGEMLPDTVTNAEPNLVWSNDGRTLFYVDKDPETLLSKRVKSHVLGTPASQDKLVYEEEDDSFYMGIGRTRDDEFICIGVESTVSSEMRCTPAADPGVFTVLAPRERDVEYQADHLGGRWVIRTNADGATNFKVVTAPTGSTSRKDWKDWIAHRDDVFVEGVELFAGFSVVSERANALESLRVIKADGSSDYIKADEAAYSMGLAANPETGTDWIRYSYTSMTTPATTYEINTKTGERRQLKQQPVPGYDASKYVTERVWAPARDGKTKIPVTLVYRKDVARDGKAPMLQYAYGSYGSSMDPNFSITNISLLDRGVVYALAHIRGGQEMGRAWYDDGKLYNKINTFTDFIDVTDYLVKEGYAAKDRVAAMGGSAGGLLMGAVSNLAPEKYKVILTLVPFVDVVTTMLDPTIPLTTNEYDEWGNPEEKGYYDYILKYSPYDNLQAKAYPAMFVGTGLWDSQVQYWEPAKYVARLRDLNTSKNTVVFRTNMEAGHGGKSGRFRQYRERAEMYAFMLDQLGVASK